The Nitrospira sp. genome contains a region encoding:
- the nhaA gene encoding Na+/H+ antiporter NhaA — translation MISTIRTFLKLESAGGILLIVAAGLAMLCANTDLKHLYESLLQIPVGVQFGSLQIHKPLLLWINDGLMVLFFFLVGMELKREVLEGELSDMANVGLPAMGALGGMVVPGCIYWWVNYNNPAGLAGWAIPIATDTAFALGILSLLGQRVPLSLKVFLVSLAIFDDIGAILIIAFFFTSNLSAAMVWTASGCLMILLLLNRKGVTAISLYALVGLVMWVAVLKSGVHATLAGVLLAMFIPLTDAKNRAHSPLRFLEDELHTAVAFVTLPLFAFFNAGISLSEVSLGSLTHPVSLGITLGLFLGKQLGVFLFCMAGILLGIARLPRAVTAIQLYGVAILCGVGFTMSLFIGALAFEELQRPALFDERIGILLGSLLSAMAGYLVLWLTLRKRPGTRKPRTEEARGVPL, via the coding sequence ATGATTAGTACCATCCGCACGTTCCTTAAACTGGAATCCGCCGGCGGCATTCTGCTGATTGTGGCTGCCGGACTCGCCATGCTCTGCGCCAATACCGACCTGAAGCATCTGTATGAGAGCCTGCTCCAGATCCCAGTCGGGGTTCAGTTTGGGAGTCTCCAGATTCACAAACCTCTCCTGCTCTGGATCAACGATGGTCTCATGGTGCTCTTTTTCTTTCTGGTCGGGATGGAGCTGAAACGAGAGGTCCTGGAAGGCGAACTGTCCGATATGGCCAATGTGGGGCTTCCTGCCATGGGCGCACTGGGCGGGATGGTGGTGCCAGGATGTATCTATTGGTGGGTCAATTACAACAATCCAGCCGGTCTGGCTGGGTGGGCGATTCCCATCGCCACCGATACAGCCTTCGCTTTGGGCATCCTCTCCCTGCTGGGCCAGCGGGTCCCGCTTTCCCTGAAGGTGTTTCTGGTGTCGCTCGCCATTTTTGATGATATCGGCGCCATTCTTATCATCGCATTCTTTTTTACGTCGAACCTCTCTGCGGCCATGGTGTGGACCGCTAGTGGCTGCCTGATGATCCTCTTGCTTCTCAACCGTAAAGGCGTGACGGCCATTTCCCTCTATGCCTTGGTGGGCCTCGTGATGTGGGTCGCGGTATTGAAGTCCGGCGTGCATGCCACCCTTGCGGGCGTCCTGCTGGCAATGTTTATTCCCCTCACTGATGCTAAGAATCGGGCTCATTCTCCGCTCCGTTTCCTGGAAGATGAGCTGCACACGGCAGTGGCCTTTGTCACCTTGCCCCTGTTTGCCTTCTTCAATGCTGGAATCTCCCTGAGCGAGGTGTCCCTGGGCAGTCTCACCCACCCGGTCTCCCTCGGCATTACGCTGGGGTTGTTTCTCGGCAAGCAGCTCGGGGTCTTTCTGTTCTGCATGGCGGGGATCCTGCTGGGGATCGCCCGCCTACCGAGGGCAGTCACCGCGATCCAGCTCTATGGGGTCGCCATCCTGTGCGGCGTCGGCTTCACGATGAGTCTGTTTATCGGTGCCCTCGCCTTTGAGGAACTGCAGCGGCCTGCGCTGTTCGATGAGCGCATTGGGATTCTCCTCGGGTCACTCCTCTCCGCGATGGCCGGATATCTGGTGCTGTGGTTGACACTCCGCAAAAGGCCAGGTACGAGAAAGCCAAGGACTGAAGAAGCGCGAGGCGTGCCTCTCTGA
- a CDS encoding CsbD family protein, which translates to MNDDRSKEKWVQFIGELQNQSGKLAKTVLHELGGNYHKFVGRLRKRYGDKVRVAIRTV; encoded by the coding sequence ATGAACGATGACCGGTCCAAGGAGAAGTGGGTGCAGTTCATAGGCGAGCTGCAAAACCAGTCGGGGAAATTAGCCAAGACTGTCTTGCATGAACTCGGAGGAAACTACCACAAATTTGTCGGCAGGCTTCGAAAACGATATGGAGATAAAGTACGAGTGGCCATCAGAACTGTCTGA
- a CDS encoding thermonuclease family protein, whose protein sequence is MAALTLRFLIAILLLLFSDAKAYPFTGEVVRVVNGDVIEILHNGKSHQVRLYGIDCPAEGQPYGSSAKDVISILSFALEVSLQIHGKDRYGRILADVVLADGTNINHTLVKEGWCWWDRPHAPGNAILEALEAEARDASRGLWVDPSPVSPWAWRKLNK, encoded by the coding sequence ATGGCGGCTCTCACTCTACGATTCCTGATCGCAATATTGCTCCTTCTCTTCAGCGACGCCAAAGCATACCCCTTCACCGGCGAAGTGGTGAGAGTCGTAAACGGGGACGTCATCGAGATCCTACATAATGGAAAATCCCATCAGGTCCGATTGTATGGTATCGACTGCCCGGCAGAGGGCCAGCCTTACGGCAGTAGCGCGAAAGACGTGATTTCTATCCTGAGCTTCGCGCTGGAGGTCAGCCTCCAGATTCATGGCAAAGATCGATATGGGCGTATCCTTGCCGATGTCGTGCTCGCCGATGGGACCAATATCAACCATACACTCGTCAAAGAAGGCTGGTGCTGGTGGGATCGACCGCATGCGCCGGGGAACGCCATATTAGAAGCCCTGGAAGCCGAGGCCCGAGACGCAAGCAGAGGCTTGTGGGTTGATCCGTCTCCTGTATCGCCATGGGCATGGCGGAAGCTGAACAAATGA
- a CDS encoding thermonuclease family protein — protein sequence MRLLVIFFSLSFCFQVIDAFPFTGQVISVQGGGTFEVLRNGKPERIRLHGIYCPENGQPFSNDAQQATSDLIFSMDVTIESHGKDKYGRTVAEVQLSDGTNVNHVLVREGWCWWYRKHAPKDLVLEALENEARLARKGLWSDPKPVPPWEWRSVGKQRPSS from the coding sequence ATGAGACTGCTCGTCATCTTCTTCTCTCTGTCCTTTTGCTTCCAGGTCATAGACGCCTTCCCCTTCACCGGCCAAGTAATTTCAGTTCAGGGTGGCGGCACATTTGAAGTGCTCCGTAACGGCAAGCCTGAACGTATCCGTCTGCATGGGATTTATTGTCCCGAGAATGGTCAGCCGTTTAGCAACGATGCCCAGCAAGCCACCTCAGACCTCATCTTCTCCATGGACGTGACCATTGAGAGCCACGGCAAAGATAAATATGGGCGGACCGTCGCAGAGGTGCAGCTCTCCGACGGCACCAACGTTAATCACGTGTTGGTCAGAGAGGGTTGGTGCTGGTGGTATCGGAAGCACGCGCCAAAGGATCTAGTTCTTGAAGCGTTAGAGAATGAGGCACGATTAGCGCGGAAGGGGCTATGGAGTGATCCTAAACCGGTGCCACCGTGGGAGTGGCGAAGCGTGGGTAAGCAAAGGCCTTCGTCATAA